The Delphinus delphis chromosome 7, mDelDel1.2, whole genome shotgun sequence genome includes a window with the following:
- the ACKR3 gene encoding atypical chemokine receptor 3: MDLHVFDYSEPGNFSDISWPCNSSDCIVVDTVQCANMPNKNVLLYALSFIYIFIFVIGMIANSVVVWVNIQAKTTGYDTHCYILNLAIADLWVVVTIPVWVVSLVQHNQWPMGELTCKVTHLIFSINLFGSIFFLTCMSVDRYLSVAYFTNTSSRKKKMTRRAVCVLAWLLAFCVSLPDTYYLKTVTSASNNETYCRSFYPEHSVKEWLISMELISVVLGFALPFSIIAIFYFLLARAISSSSDQEKHSSRKIIFSYVVVFLVCWLPYHVVVLLDIFSILHYIPFTCQLENFLFTALHVTQCLSLVHCCVNPVLYSFINRNYRYELMKAFIFKYSAKTGLTKLIDASRVSETEYSALEQNTK, from the coding sequence ATGGATCTGCACGTCTTCGACTACTCGGAACCGGGGAACTTCTCCGACATCAGCTGGCCGTGCAACAGCAGTGACTGCATCGTCGTGGACACTGTGCAGTGCGCCAACATGCCCAACAAGAACGTCCTGCTGTACGCGCTCTCCTTCATCTACATCTTCATCTTCGTGATTGGCATGATCGCCAACTCCGTGGTGGTCTGGGTGAACATCCAGGCCAAGACCACGGGCTACGACACGCACTGCTACATCTTGAACCTGGCCATCGCCGACCTGTGGGTGGTGGTCACCATCCCGGTCTGGGTGGTCAGCCTCGTGCAGCATAACCAGTGGCCCATGGGCGAGCTCACGTGCAAGGTCACTCACCTCATCTTCTCCATCAACCTCTTTGGCAGCATCTTCTTCCTTACGTGCATGAGCGTGGACCGCTACCTCTCTGTCGCCTACTTCACCAACACCTCCAGCCGCAAGAAGAAGATGACGCGTCGCGCCGTGTGTGTCCTGGCGTGGCTCCTGGCCTTCTGCGTGTCCCTGCCCGACACCTACTACCTGAAGACTGTCACGTCCGCTTCGAACAATGAGACCTACTGCCGGTCGTTTTACCCCGAGCACAGCGTCAAGGAGTGGCTGAtcagcatggagctgatctccgtgGTCCTGGGCTTTGCCCTCCCTTTCTCCATCATTGCCATCTTCTACTTCCTGCTCGCCCGAGCCATCTCCTCCTCCAGCgaccaggaaaagcacagcaGCCGGAAGATCATCTTCTCCTACGTGGTGGTCTTCCTTGTGTGCTGGCTCCCCTACCACGTCGTGGTACTGCTGGACATCTTCTCCATCCTCCACTACATCCCCTTCACCTGCCAGCTGGAGAACTTCCTCTTCACGGCTCTGCACGTCACGCAGTGCCTGTCCCTGGTGCATTGCTGCGTCAACCCCGTGCTGTACAGCTTCATCAACCGCAACTACAGGTACGAGCTGATGAAAGCCTTCATCTTCAAGTACTCGGCCAAAACGGGTCTCACCAAGCTCATCGATGCCTCCCGGGTGTCGGAGACCGAGTACTCGGCTTTGGAGCAAAACACCAAGTGA